A section of the Virgibacillus sp. NKC19-3 genome encodes:
- a CDS encoding sugar-binding protein: protein MIIKTRTLFYTITIIFFLTSFIGMLFYGYKTFYIEPTNATSKSYTHHFALIAEETENDYWRLIEQGAKEAAAENDIFLEYVAPQKADNDQLLRLFDRMIAAKVDGIIVQGVEEERFVDLVHKATERDIPIITIDTDVKSSARKAYVGTDNFYAGELAGKTIIENTEGKQFVGIITGRFEAINQQERMAGFQSAIASEPRVQIVAKEESNITEIGATQATYALLKENPKVNALVGLSALDGVGMVEGLQEIAPNKEMYITAFDVLPETLNLIRKNEINATIEQYPHEMGFDSVEVLIDLQKQDLLENQIFTDTGVIEKQDLSKIHGESQ from the coding sequence ATGATAATCAAAACAAGAACCCTCTTCTACACTATAACGATAATATTCTTCCTAACCAGCTTCATTGGAATGTTATTCTACGGATATAAAACATTTTACATCGAACCAACGAATGCTACGTCTAAAAGTTACACGCATCATTTCGCATTAATAGCGGAAGAAACTGAAAACGATTATTGGCGATTAATAGAACAAGGGGCAAAAGAGGCAGCAGCAGAAAATGATATTTTCTTGGAATATGTAGCACCACAAAAAGCGGATAATGATCAGTTACTAAGGTTATTTGACCGAATGATAGCCGCCAAAGTCGATGGTATTATTGTTCAAGGGGTTGAAGAAGAGCGTTTTGTAGATCTTGTGCATAAAGCGACTGAGCGCGATATACCAATAATCACAATTGATACGGATGTGAAAAGCAGTGCCCGGAAGGCCTATGTTGGAACGGATAATTTCTATGCTGGCGAACTTGCTGGGAAAACAATTATCGAAAATACAGAAGGGAAACAATTTGTAGGGATTATTACTGGAAGGTTTGAAGCAATCAATCAGCAAGAGCGAATGGCTGGTTTTCAATCAGCTATTGCGTCTGAACCCCGTGTTCAAATTGTGGCTAAAGAGGAATCGAATATTACCGAAATTGGTGCTACACAAGCAACCTACGCATTACTTAAGGAAAATCCCAAAGTCAATGCTTTAGTTGGATTGAGCGCACTTGATGGGGTAGGGATGGTAGAAGGGTTGCAGGAAATTGCGCCAAATAAAGAGATGTATATTACTGCTTTCGATGTTTTACCGGAAACATTGAATCTGATTCGAAAGAATGAAATTAATGCAACTATTGAGCAGTACCCCCATGAAATGGGGTTTGATTCTGTAGAGGTGTTGATTGACTTACAAAAACAGGATCTTTTGGAAAATCAAATTTTCACAGATACCGGGGTTATAGAAAAACAAGATTTGTCTAAAATTCATGGTGAAAGTCAATGA